In Chitinivibrionales bacterium, the genomic window TTTCTGCCGTCATTTAAAACTTTCGGAGAAATGAGTTTCAATGCAACCACAATGAGACGGTCTATCAGTTTCGGGCGGTCACTGGAATCGCGCACTCCTGCTCCGGTGAGGTCGACAAGCCGCTTGACCTTTTTCTTTTTCATCGCCGAAGTGATATTCATCATGGCCCGGGTCTGAAGGTCGGTGGGAGAATCTTTCGTATGCCCGATAACACACAACACACCCTCGGTACCGGCAAGGGCTTTTTCCACCGCTCCGGCATCGAGAACATCACCCTGCACCACCTCGAGATTCCGGTGTTCGATTGTTAATTTTTCAGGCGTTCGTACAAAGGCTTTGGTACGATGACCTTTGTCAAGTGCCTGCCCGACCAGGGGAATGCCGGTCCGCCCGGTTGCACCGAATATGACAAGTTTCATGACCACTCCTTTCGTTGCCTTGTTTCATCCTATAAAAAAGGCCCTCCGATTTAGCGGTAGAGGGCCTTGAATTTTATTACACGCCCGGCAGGATTCGAACCTGCGACCTACGGATTAGAAGTCCGTTGCTCTATCCAGCTGAGCTACGGGCGCAAAAAAAGATCTGGAGTAATGGA contains:
- a CDS encoding NAD(P)H-binding protein; translated protein: MKLVIFGATGRTGIPLVGQALDKGHRTKAFVRTPEKLTIEHRNLEVVQGDVLDAGAVEKALAGTEGVLCVIGHTKDSPTDLQTRAMMNITSAMKKKKVKRLVDLTGAGVRDSSDRPKLIDRLIVVALKLISPKVLNDGRNHAEVIRSSGVEWTIVRAPMLQDGPHTGKYRVGFVGRNSGTKISRADVADFMLKEIEKPEHSGTMPMVSY